Proteins from one Paenibacillus amylolyticus genomic window:
- the yhbH gene encoding sporulation protein YhbH has translation MSNSHQPYSFVVSKEDWSLHRKGYQDQQRHQQKVKDVIKQNLPDLITEENIIMSDGKQIIKVPIRSLDEYRFVYNYQKQKHVGQGDGDSQVGDVIGRDPAASQKPGKGEKAGDQPGHDIVEAEVSIEELEDMLFAELELPDLKQKDKDLIETHTVIFNDIRKKGMQSNIDKKRTILENLRRNATTGTPGIHHISPDDLRYKTWEDKIIPQSNAVIIAMMDTSGSMGSFEKYCARSFFFWMTRFLRRQYEKVEIVFLAHHTEAKEVTEEEFFTRGESGGTICSSVYMKALDIIDSRYPPSSYNIYPFHFSDGDNLTSDNERCVKLIGELMKRSNMFGYGEVNQYNRSSTLMSAYRHIKMDQFMYYVIKEKGEVYKALRSFFQKREGGSVR, from the coding sequence ATGTCAAATTCACACCAGCCTTACTCGTTCGTCGTGTCGAAGGAAGATTGGTCGCTTCACCGCAAAGGGTACCAGGACCAACAACGCCATCAGCAAAAGGTGAAAGATGTCATCAAGCAGAATCTGCCTGATCTGATTACGGAAGAAAACATCATCATGTCTGATGGAAAACAAATCATCAAGGTACCAATCCGCAGTCTGGATGAGTACCGTTTTGTGTATAACTACCAGAAGCAAAAGCATGTCGGTCAAGGAGACGGTGACAGTCAGGTCGGAGACGTCATCGGTCGTGATCCCGCTGCTTCGCAAAAACCTGGCAAAGGCGAAAAAGCTGGCGATCAGCCTGGTCATGATATTGTGGAAGCCGAAGTCAGTATTGAGGAATTGGAAGATATGCTCTTCGCTGAGCTGGAATTACCCGATCTGAAGCAGAAAGACAAAGACCTGATTGAGACACATACGGTGATATTCAACGATATTCGCAAAAAAGGTATGCAATCCAATATTGACAAGAAACGTACCATTCTGGAGAATCTGCGTCGCAATGCGACGACCGGTACACCGGGCATCCATCATATCAGTCCAGATGACCTTCGCTACAAGACATGGGAAGACAAAATTATTCCACAATCCAATGCCGTTATTATTGCCATGATGGATACATCCGGGTCCATGGGTTCATTTGAGAAATACTGCGCGCGCAGCTTCTTCTTCTGGATGACCCGTTTTCTACGCCGTCAATATGAGAAAGTCGAGATTGTTTTCCTCGCCCATCATACGGAGGCCAAGGAAGTAACCGAAGAAGAGTTCTTTACCCGTGGCGAGAGCGGAGGCACCATCTGCTCCTCTGTATATATGAAAGCATTGGATATTATTGACAGTCGTTATCCACCTTCAAGTTATAACATCTATCCTTTCCACTTCTCTGACGGGGATAATCTAACCTCGGATAATGAACGGTGTGTGAAGCTGATCGGGGAGCTCATGAAACGCAGCAACATGTTTGGGTACGGCGAGGTGAATCAGTATAACCGCAGCAGCACCCTGATGTCGGCTTACCGTCATATCAAGATGGATCAGTTCATGTATTATGTGATCAAAGAAAAAGGCGAAGTGTACAAAGCTTTGCGCAGCTTTTTTCAGAAAAGGGAAGGAGGCAGCGTTAGATGA